The region CCGTGAAGGTGACAAAGTTAAACGTACAGGTAAAATCATGGATGTTCCAGTTGGGGAAGCCTTAATTGGACGTGTCATTAATCCATTAGGACACCCAGTTGATGGTTTAGGGGACATTAAAACTACTAAAACTCGTCCCATTGAAGCTGCAGCACCTGGTGTTATGCAACGTCAATCAGTTGGCGAACCATTACAAACTGGTTTAAAAGCAATTGATGCTTTAGTCCCAATTGGTCGTGGACAACGTGAATTAGTTATCGGTGATCGTAAGACAGGTAAAACGTCTATCGCAATTGATACTATTATTAACCAAAAAGATCAAGATATGATTTGTATTTATGTTGCAATTGGTCAAAAAGAATCAACTGTTCGTACCCAAGTTGAAACATTAAAACGTTATGGTGCAATGGACTATACGATTGTTGTTACAGCTAGTGCGTCTCAACCAGCGCCGTTGTTATATATCGCACCATATGCTGGTGCAGCGATTGGTGAAGAATTCATGTACAATGGTAAACATGTTTTAGTAGTTTATGACGACTTATCAAAACAAGCAGCAGCTTACCGTGAGTTATCATTACTATTAAGACGTCCGCCAGGTCGTGAAGCATATCCAGGGGATGTCTTCTACTTGCATTCACGTTTATTAGAACGTGCAGCTAAGTTAAGTGACGATTTAGGTGGTGGTTCTATGACTGCTTTACCATTCGTTGAAACACAAGCAGGAGATATCTCTGCTTATATCCCAACAAACGTTATTTCAATCACTGATGGACAAATTTTCTTACAAGATAATTTATTCCATTCAGGTGTCCGCCCAGCCGTAGATGCTGGATTGTCAGTATCACGTGTTGGTGGTTCTGCACAAATTAAAGCAATGAAACAAGTTGCCGGAACATTACGTCTTGATTTAGCAAGTTTCCGTGAATTAGAAGCCTTCACTCAGTTTGGTTCTGATTTAGATGCTGCTACTCAAGCAAAATTAAATCGTGGTCGTCGTACTGTCGAAATCTTAAAACAAGATTTACATAAACCATTAGCTGTGGAAAAACAAGTAACGATTCTTTATGCGCTGACTCATGGTTTCTTAGATAGTATTCCAGTTGATGATATTTTACGTTTTGAAAGTGAGTTATTTGACTATATCGATGATAATCATCCAGAGTTATTTGCTCACATTCGTGACACTAAAAATCTTCCTGAGACAGCACCATTTGATGCTGCAATCAATGAATACAAAGAAATCTTTAGTGCATCAAGCAAAGTAACTAGCGAGAGCACAGCTAACGCATAAAAGGATGGTGAGTTTGTGTGGCTGAATCATTAATTGAGATCAAAAGAAAAATTGCCTCTACAAAGAAAACCAGTCAAATTACTAGTGCTATGCAAATGGTCTCAGGTTCTAAATTAAATAAATCTGAATCATCTTCTCGTAATTTCCAACGTTACTCAACTAAAGTACGTGAAGTTGTGACACACTTAGCTGCGACACAATTGGAAATTATCGAAAACGATGCGGCTTCAGGTTTTACAGGTGATTTGAATCGTGAAGATTACCATAGCATGTTACTTTCTCGTCCAGTCAAAAAAACCGGTTATATTGTCATCACTGCTGACAAAGGGTTAGCAGGCGGTTACAATAGCTCAGTTATCAAACAAACGTTGTCTATCTTAAGCGAAGACCACCGCAGTGATGATGAGTATGTCATGATGGCAATCGGTAGTGCTGGAGCCGAGTTCTTTAAAAACCGTGGTATGAATATAGCTTATGAGTTACGTGGGTTAAGTGATCAACCAACATTTGATGAAGTTCGTAAGATTGTTAAAGCAGCTGTTCAAATGTATGAGAACGAAGTATTTGATGAACTTTATGTTTGTTATAATCATCACGTTAACTCATTAGCTTCTCAGTTCCGTGCAGAAAAAATGTTACCAATTTCGGATTTAGATGCAGGAGAAGTAAAAACGTATGAATTAGAATACATTTTAGAGCCTAGTGCTGATGCTATTTTAGATACGTTATTACCTCAATATGCTGAAAGTCTAGTTTATGGTGCTATTTTAGATGCAAAAACAGCTGAGCATGCGGCGCGTATGACTGCAATGAAGAGTGCAACAGATAATGCAAAAAATATTATTGACGAATTAACTATTTCATATAACCGTGCCCGTCAAGCAGCGATTACCCAAGAAATTACGGAAATCGTTGGTGGGGCAGCGGCATTAGAGTAATAACGGGAGGAATGTGAAATGAATACAGGCAAGATTGTTCAAGTTATCGGTCCCGTTGTCGACGTGGAATTTTCATCAGATCAATCACTACCAGACATTAATAATGCCTTGGTTGTTTACAAAGCAGATTCTAAACAAAAAGTTGTTTTAGAAGTTGCCCTAGAGCTTGGAGATGGAGTAATCCGTTCAATCGCTATGGAATCAACTGATGGGTTACAAAGAGGAATGGAAGTTCTGGATACAGGAGCTTCAATTTCAGTACCAGTTGGTAAAGAAACATTAGGACGTGTCTTTAACGTTTTAGGTGAAACAATTGATTTAGAAAAACCATTCGATGATGACTGTGAAAAAAGTAGTATTCATAAAAAAGCACCAACTTTTGATGAATTAGCTACAAGTACAGAAATCTTAGAAACAGGGATTAAAGTTATCGACTTATTAGCACCGTATTTAAAAGGTGGTAAAGTTGGACTATTCGGTGGTGCCGGTGTTGGTAAAACCGTCTTAATCCAAGAATTGATTAATAATATCGCTCAAGAGCATGGTGGTATTTCAGTATTCTCTGGTGTAGGGGAACGTACTCGTGAAGGGAACGACTTATACTTTGAAATGAAAGAATCAGGTGTTATTGAAAAAACAGCTATGGTATTTGGTCAAATGAATGAGCCACCAGGTGCACGTATGCGTGTTGCTTTAACAGGTTTAACTATTGCGGAATACTTCCGTGATGTTGAAGGGCAAGATGTATTACTGTTTATTGATAATATCTTCCGATTCACACAAGCAGGTTCAGAGGTATCAGCCTTACTAGGTCGTATGCCGTCAGCCGTTGGTTACCAACCAACCCTTGCAACTGAGATGGGTCAATTACAAGAAC is a window of Vagococcus intermedius DNA encoding:
- the atpA gene encoding F0F1 ATP synthase subunit alpha produces the protein MSIKAKEISSLIKQQIANYADALVVDEVGVVTYVGDGIARAYGLENAMSGELLEFSNGSFGMAQNLESNDVGIIILGDFETIREGDKVKRTGKIMDVPVGEALIGRVINPLGHPVDGLGDIKTTKTRPIEAAAPGVMQRQSVGEPLQTGLKAIDALVPIGRGQRELVIGDRKTGKTSIAIDTIINQKDQDMICIYVAIGQKESTVRTQVETLKRYGAMDYTIVVTASASQPAPLLYIAPYAGAAIGEEFMYNGKHVLVVYDDLSKQAAAYRELSLLLRRPPGREAYPGDVFYLHSRLLERAAKLSDDLGGGSMTALPFVETQAGDISAYIPTNVISITDGQIFLQDNLFHSGVRPAVDAGLSVSRVGGSAQIKAMKQVAGTLRLDLASFRELEAFTQFGSDLDAATQAKLNRGRRTVEILKQDLHKPLAVEKQVTILYALTHGFLDSIPVDDILRFESELFDYIDDNHPELFAHIRDTKNLPETAPFDAAINEYKEIFSASSKVTSESTANA
- the atpD gene encoding F0F1 ATP synthase subunit beta, yielding MNTGKIVQVIGPVVDVEFSSDQSLPDINNALVVYKADSKQKVVLEVALELGDGVIRSIAMESTDGLQRGMEVLDTGASISVPVGKETLGRVFNVLGETIDLEKPFDDDCEKSSIHKKAPTFDELATSTEILETGIKVIDLLAPYLKGGKVGLFGGAGVGKTVLIQELINNIAQEHGGISVFSGVGERTREGNDLYFEMKESGVIEKTAMVFGQMNEPPGARMRVALTGLTIAEYFRDVEGQDVLLFIDNIFRFTQAGSEVSALLGRMPSAVGYQPTLATEMGQLQERITSTKKGSITSIQAIYVPADDYTDPAPATAFAHLDATTNLERRLTEMGIYPAVDPLASTSSALAPEIVGVEHYKVATEVQHILQRYRELQDIIAILGMDELSDDEKVLVGRARRIQFFLSQNFHVAEQFTGQPGSYVPVKETVRGFKEILDGKHDELPEEAFRSVGSIEDVIEKAKTLGY
- a CDS encoding F0F1 ATP synthase subunit gamma, coding for MAESLIEIKRKIASTKKTSQITSAMQMVSGSKLNKSESSSRNFQRYSTKVREVVTHLAATQLEIIENDAASGFTGDLNREDYHSMLLSRPVKKTGYIVITADKGLAGGYNSSVIKQTLSILSEDHRSDDEYVMMAIGSAGAEFFKNRGMNIAYELRGLSDQPTFDEVRKIVKAAVQMYENEVFDELYVCYNHHVNSLASQFRAEKMLPISDLDAGEVKTYELEYILEPSADAILDTLLPQYAESLVYGAILDAKTAEHAARMTAMKSATDNAKNIIDELTISYNRARQAAITQEITEIVGGAAALE